The following proteins are encoded in a genomic region of Parus major isolate Abel chromosome 18, Parus_major1.1, whole genome shotgun sequence:
- the TOB1 gene encoding protein Tob1, which yields MQLEIQVALNFIISYLYNKLPRRRVNIFGEELERLLKKKYEGHWYPEKPYKGSGFRCIHIGEKVDPVIEQASKESGLDIDDVRGNLPQDLSVWIDPFEVSYQIGEKGPVKVLYVDDNENGCELDKEIKNSFNPEAQVFMPISDPASSVSSSPSPPFGHSAAVSPTFMPRSTQPLTFTTATFAATKFGSTKMKNSSRGNKVARTSPTNLGLNVNDLLKQKSLSSSMHSLYGLSLGSQQQQQQKTSALSPNAKEFIFPSMQGQGSTSSIFPGDSPLNLSPLQYSNAFDMFAAYGGLNEKSFVDGLNFSLNNMQYSNQQFQPVMAN from the coding sequence ATGCAGCTTGAAATCCAAGTAGCActcaattttattatttcatatttgtaCAATAAGCTTCCCAGACGACGTGTCAACATTTTTGGTGAAGAGCTTGAAAGACTTCTGAAGAAGAAGTATGAAGGGCACTGGTATCCAGAAAAGCCATACAAAGGATCAGGGTTTAGATGTATTCATATAGGGGAGAAAGTGGACCCAGTCATAGAACAAGCATCCAAAGAGAGTGGTTTGGACATTGATGATGTTCGTGGCAACTTGCCTCAGGATCTTAGTGTTTGGATTGACCCGTTTGAGGTTTCATACCAAATCGGTGAAAAGGGACCAGTGAAAGTGCTTTATGTGGATGATAATGAAAATGGATGTGAGTTGGATAAGGAAATCAAGAACAGCTTTAACCCCGAGGCCCAGGTGTTCATGCCTATTAGTGACCCAGCATCTTCAGTGTCTagttctccttctcctccctttgGTCACTCAGCTGCTGTGAGCCCAACCTTCATGCCCCGCTCCACTCAGCCTTTAACCTTCACTACTGCCACATTTGCTGCCACCAAGTTTGGCTCAACCAAAATGAAGAACAGCAGCCGTGGCAACAAGGTCGCCCGCACCTCTCCCACCAACCTTGGCTTGAATGTCAATGACCTGTTGAAGCAGaaatccctctcctcctccatgCACTCTCTGTATGGGCTCAGCCTAGGCAGTcagcaacagcaacagcagaagACTTCTGCCCTGTCTCCTAACGCAAAGGAGTTCATTTTCCCCAGCATGCAGGGTCAAGGTAGTACCAGTAGCATCTTTCCTGGTGACAGCCCCCTTAACCTCAGTCCTCTCCAGTACAGTAATGCCTTTGATATGTTTGCAGCCTATGGAGGTCTAAATGAGAAGTCTTTTGTGGATGGCTTGAATTTTAGTTTAAACAACATGCAGTATTCTAACCAGCAATTCCAGCCAGTTATGGCTAACTAA